The region TCTTCGAGGTCGTCCTGCTCCCGATGTACGCGGTGATCGCGATCTGGGGCGGGGAACGCCGGAGCCGCGCGGCCCGGAAGTTCGCCCTCTACACCCTGTTCGGCTCGGTGCTGCTGCTGGTCGGCGTCTTTGTCGCGGTCAGCGCCGCCGGCACCGCCGACATCGTCGCGCTGACCGGCGGCAACGGGCTGTCCCGGACCACCCAACTGGTGGCGTTCACCCTGTTCGCGCTGGCCTTCGCGGTGAAGAGTCCACTCTGGCCGCTGCACTCCTGGCTGCCGGACGCGCACAGCCAGGCGCCGACCGTCGGCAGCGTCATCCTCGCCGGGGTGCTGCTGAAGATGGGCACGTACGGCCTGATCCGGATCGGGGTCGGGGTCACCCCGGAGGGCGCCCGCTGGGCCGCGCCGGTGCTCGGCGTCCTCGCGATCGCGGCGATCATCGTCGGTGCCCTGGTCTGCCTGGCCCAGACCGAGCTGAAACGGCTGATCGCGTACTCCAGCGTCGGGCACATGGGGTTTGTCGTGCTCGGCATCGCCACCGTGACCACCACCGGGATCCAGGCCGCGCTGATCGGCAACATCGCCCACGGGGTCATCACCGGCCTGCTGTTCTTCGTCGCCGGAGCGATCAAGGACCGGGCCCACACCGGTGAACTGGCCGAGTTGGGCGGGCTGCGGGAGACCGCGCCCCGGCTGGCCGGACTGCTCGGCTTCGCCGCCATCGCCTCGCTCGGGCTGCCCGGACTCGCCGGCTTCTGGGGCGAGGCGTTCGCCATCGTCGCCGCGCTGCGACTCGGCGGACCGTTCTGGACCACGCTCGGCGTACTGGCGGCGGTCGGCGGGGCGCTCACCGCCGCGTACTTCCTGCGGCTGCTGCGCCGGATCAGCCACGGCCCGGCAACGCCCGCCGTGGCCAACCTGACCCCCCGGGGGTACGCCGTAGAGCAGGTGATCTGGGCGCCGCTGGTGGTGCTCACGCTCGCCATCGGACTGCTGCCGCCGATCGCGCTCGACGTGGCCGACGAGCCGGTGAAGGCCCTGATCGAGGCGATCTCATGAACCTGACCCAGAGTGTGGACAACATCGCGCTGCTGCCGGCGTACCTGGCCGCCGGCACCGCCGTACTGGTGCTGTTGGCCGACCTGGTGCTGGCCCGGCGGGGCGCGACGGTGGTCGTGTTCGCGGCCGGCGCGCTCGCCACCGCCGCCGGGGCGCTGGTGGTCGGCTTCGGCGACGACCGGCAGACCTTCTGCGTCGGCGACGCCTGCTCGTTGCTGGCCACCGGCCGCAGCGGACTGATCGGCGCCCTGTTCGCCCTGCTCACCCTCGGGGTGCTGGCGTTCTCGGTGCCGCTGCTGCGGGCCGGCGAGGTGCCGGCGGGGGAGTACTGCTTCCTGCTCGCCTGCTCGATGACCGGCGGTGTGGTGCTCGCCGGTGCCGGCGACCTGATCACCCTGATCGTGGCCCTGGAAACCCTGACCCTGCCGCTGTACGTGCTGGTCGGGCTGCGCCGCCGCAGCGTGGCCGGCGCCGAGGCGGCGGTCACCTTCTTCGTGGTCAGCGTGGTCGCCACCGCGGTCACCCTGCTCGGCGCCGCCCTGCTGTACGCGGTCACCGGCGCGCTGCACTTCCGCCTGCTGGCCACGGCATTCGCCGCCGACCCGGACCTGCTGGACATCCCGCTCACCTCGGCGGCGGTGGCGCTGGTGGTGCTCGGGCTGGCCTTCAAGATCGCTGCGGTGCCGTTTCACGCCTGGGCCCCGGCCACGTACGACGGCGCCCCGCTGCCGGTCGCCGCGTACCTGTCCACCGCGTCGAAGCTCGGCGGTGTCGTCGCCCTGCTGGCGGTCACCGGGATCGCCGCACCGGTGGCCGGGGCGGTGGTGTCGGACGGGTCGGTTCCGCTGGCCAACGCCGTACTGCCCGCCTCGGTGACCGGGCCGGTGCTGGCCGCGCTGGCGGTGCTGACGATGACCGTCGGCAACCTGGTCGCACTCCGGCAGACCCGGATGATCCGGCTGCTCGCCTGGTCCTCGGTCGCCCAGGCCGGTTACGTCATCGCCCCGCTGGGCGCGTTCGCGCTCGCCGACGGGCGTACCGCCGAGGCGTTCGAGACGGCGCTGTCCG is a window of Micromonospora sp. NBC_01699 DNA encoding:
- a CDS encoding complex I subunit 4 family protein, translating into MNAGQVGLVAILALPAAGAVVAAALPERADRAARAVATGFAAATLVVSVLLFFGVGGGFAHRVPEQGPPGIDPWHELDWTWVPGLDLRFHLGVDGISYPLVILTTLLTLLCCAYTWWRAPAPGRGRTLAALLLVIEVGILGTFLALDLVLFFVFFEVVLLPMYAVIAIWGGERRSRAARKFALYTLFGSVLLLVGVFVAVSAAGTADIVALTGGNGLSRTTQLVAFTLFALAFAVKSPLWPLHSWLPDAHSQAPTVGSVILAGVLLKMGTYGLIRIGVGVTPEGARWAAPVLGVLAIAAIIVGALVCLAQTELKRLIAYSSVGHMGFVVLGIATVTTTGIQAALIGNIAHGVITGLLFFVAGAIKDRAHTGELAELGGLRETAPRLAGLLGFAAIASLGLPGLAGFWGEAFAIVAALRLGGPFWTTLGVLAAVGGALTAAYFLRLLRRISHGPATPAVANLTPRGYAVEQVIWAPLVVLTLAIGLLPPIALDVADEPVKALIEAIS
- a CDS encoding NADH-quinone oxidoreductase subunit N — translated: MNLTQSVDNIALLPAYLAAGTAVLVLLADLVLARRGATVVVFAAGALATAAGALVVGFGDDRQTFCVGDACSLLATGRSGLIGALFALLTLGVLAFSVPLLRAGEVPAGEYCFLLACSMTGGVVLAGAGDLITLIVALETLTLPLYVLVGLRRRSVAGAEAAVTFFVVSVVATAVTLLGAALLYAVTGALHFRLLATAFAADPDLLDIPLTSAAVALVVLGLAFKIAAVPFHAWAPATYDGAPLPVAAYLSTASKLGGVVALLAVTGIAAPVAGAVVSDGSVPLANAVLPASVTGPVLAALAVLTMTVGNLVALRQTRMIRLLAWSSVAQAGYVIAPLGAFALADGRTAEAFETALSAALAYTVFFVLLELSAFGAVIALRAGHGDGGEIGDYRGAARRRPAVAVVLALALVGLAGLPPGLAGLFAKVTVVRSLLFGGSDWLALVVAVNAVIGLAYYVRVAATLFSPAATDERPTGARVPWPVAAALAAATVVTIVIGFAPQLVLDAAAGW